GCAATCCCTTACAATATGTGGTGATTATGAACTGGAACACATGCTTCTATATGGCTCTTGCCTCTTGGATGGGAGGATTTCTCATTGTCATAACCCCTGCTTTTATTAAAGCAATGTTGCCGTACTGTAAAGCCAATGAGATCAATCATTTTTTCTGTGATTCTTCTCCTATCATGAAACTTGTCTGTATGGATACTACACTTATTCAGTTATTTGATTTCTTCATGTATTCTTTTGTGATTGTGGGTTCtttgtgcataacaatttggacTTACATTATGATAACAATCACAATCTACAGAATACCATCTGTCACTGGACGCCACAAAGCCTTCTCCACTTgcctatctcatctcttccttGTAATCCTTGGCTATGGTGGaacaatttttatatatgttattccAAAGGGAAACtactatttaaaattaaataaattagttAGTGTTATAACAATATTTGTCACCCCTGTTCTAAGCCCATTTATTTTCAGTCTACGGAACCATGCTGTACAAACAGCATATATGGATATGTGTACTAAGGTAAAAGGAAGTTTATTTCAAGATCACATATAAAAGTTGAACCTCATATATATTTAgttatctaataataataataatgatgataataatacattttcatataATGTGTAATATTTTATTCAAAACTTATAATACACAGGTGATATTAAACtgctgtaaataatatctatataaacaatGATTTATGATGTTATCACATTAATTAGGAAAACTTTTCTTTGTAATGAATGATTCTcctgtaaattattacagattatTAGCTGTTGTTTTGTATTTCTGTGAACATTATAAAAAGCAATTAACCTACAGCCTTGTGATTTTAAAGGTTCAGTTTTCAACAGTAAACAAAggttatatatgtaatatattaggACTAAGGATCTTCTTTTCCAAGGTAAGCAAACCTAGATTGTTATAGCTTTTCTTTACAATTCAACCGTTCTATTCTCTTCATTAGGGAGGCTGCTCACCTCTGAATCTCTAAATTTTACTATGCCTTTCTAAAAGTGAGGTGCCCAAAGCAATACCCTATATTTAGATGTAGTCTTACCACTGAATCTTAAAATGGTAttactttgtgtcatctgcatcaATCCTACTTCTTAGGATTTTATTTGCCTGTGCAACCATTGCATGACCCTATAGGGCTTATTTACAAAACTGTGGgattgcaaaagtggagatgttctctttagcaaccaatcagattctagctgacactttgtagaatgtactaaataaatgatagctaataatctgattggttgctattggcaacatctctttttcaaacccgcagtttagtaaacatacccctatgTGCTGCTACTCAGCTGTCTGTCAACAAGTACTCCTAAATCCCTTACCATCTAAGTTTtcctaaatgtatttcatttaatgtGTATATAGTATAGTTATTACAACAACCTATGTGCATAACACTTGATTTATCTATATTAATTTGCATCTGCAATGCGAAGGCCCAGCTTGCCAGTTCATCTAAATCTTTCTGTAGTGAGTTACTATCCTGCTTGCATTAACATAGCTTAGTGCTATGTTCCTTGAAATATTCGCCTCattttttatttagcaaaatgttgAACCTCTCACCAATGAAATATGGTCTTAATTGTTCTCGTTTCTACCCCAACTAAACCTCACAGCAGTTTTGTCAtttcagctctattcatagactataaattctatgAAATGCGAATTTACACATACAGTGCACAATTAAattttcactcatctctacttaggggtaaatgtattcacCTCCAGTTTTGTCaagtcccgcgagttcggcgtctttggcacttaaatttaaagcggcgctgccttgtaaacggaagtttccctttacaaggcagtgccgctttaaatttaagcgctgaagacgccgaactcgcgggacttGACAAAAccagaggttaatacatttaccccttagtgtttattTGGGCACATTAGTTTGTAGGCCATTTATGATGATAACTATTTCTTTTCTAAGCATGGGTCTTGCtgacaattttttatatatattttcctattgCTCTTTAAACTTTTGTTTGTATTACTGCTTGGAAAAATCATTGATTAACATCATTTAGCACATTTAAACTGCCCTTTACTATAGATGTTGCTTAACAATTCTGTATTCACTTTGTAACTGAAAAGCTAACTTTTCAGGACAGAAGCCATCAATAGTCTGCAGAGCATACTGCTGTACTGATTTTCATCATTTCAGGGATAAATACCATTAATATAAAATTTGCAGTTTAAGCTAACCTTATTGTTACAGATGCTCTAAGAAAAACAGCGGCCATTtaaaattgtgtttcattatgtgtgtttaaatatttaactaaCTTTTTATATCCCTAAAATTAACACTGCCTTTTCTCTATATTTAATTCTGTCCTGAGTGTATTGTATAATAATGTCAAATGGTCTAATATTATATAacaaattttcatttatttttatgcattgcATGACGCTAATCATTATTTTTAATGAGGCAAAAGAAAGAGAACGGCATAATTGGAAATTTTACAGCTTAATGATGATCCCCTCTTCTCTTAGTGACATGCTTTTTAAACATAAAGCATTCATCAGGGGTTAAGCTATGGGCCAAGATTCCAAGCATGGGTCATGTTGCAATTTAGTGGCCCTCTCTTTACAAACCTATTGTgtaaaggcagctgctaaagataattattaatcatggttaaatatcattattttacacaaattcCCAAATACCTTATTcataatattttataaacaataatatttcACATCTGTACTTTTCAGCACAATCACTCAACCCCATTAGGCATGACAGGTGATGTAAAGTTTGCTTGGGTCAAGAGTTAATACTCACTCATTATATTACTGTCAGTCTCTATTTCATTTCTCTCCTCCTGCACTGTAAATTTTGAGTAACTGATCTCTATTTCCCCACAATTTCACTTAAAGAACTCCTCTCTGTAATGTTTCTTAC
The Mixophyes fleayi isolate aMixFle1 chromosome 1, aMixFle1.hap1, whole genome shotgun sequence DNA segment above includes these coding regions:
- the LOC142154919 gene encoding olfactory receptor 6M1-like, with the protein product MENHSTVNEFIFIAFPKIFALEILFFILFLILYIVIISGNVSIIILTLFDLHLHSPMYFFLGNISVLEMSISTVVVPKLLAILLSCKKTISFVACFVQCYLYFALGTTDFILLAVMSYDRYVAICNPLQYVVIMNWNTCFYMALASWMGGFLIVITPAFIKAMLPYCKANEINHFFCDSSPIMKLVCMDTTLIQLFDFFMYSFVIVGSLCITIWTYIMITITIYRIPSVTGRHKAFSTCLSHLFLVILGYGGTIFIYVIPKGNYYLKLNKLVSVITIFVTPVLSPFIFSLRNHAVQTAYMDMCTKVKGSLFQDHI